Proteins from a genomic interval of Diospyros lotus cultivar Yz01 chromosome 6, ASM1463336v1, whole genome shotgun sequence:
- the LOC127803060 gene encoding glycine-rich RNA-binding protein 3, mitochondrial-like isoform X1, translating into MHIPCSGPIMAFVSKIGNLLKQTVSKHTNLVPQCNPSLYQAVRCMSSSKVFVGGLPYAMDETSLREVFAEYGDVVEARIIINNETGRSRGFGFVSYASSDEASRAIQALDGKDFQGRWLKVNSAVEKRPRDSGFGGSDRGYGYGAASGGYGANGGEHNFNGYGGGNHGSGI; encoded by the exons ATGCATATTCCTTGTTCAGGTCCTATAATGGCTTTTGTTAGTAAAATTGGGAATTTGCTGAAGCAGACAGTAAGCAAGCACACTAATTTGGTACCACAATGTAATCCTTCACTTTACCAGGCTGTAAGGTGCATGTCATCGTCAAAGGTCTTTGTTGGAG GTCTCCCATATGCAATGGATGAAACATCTTTGAGGGAAGTATTTGCCGAATATGGGGATGTCGTTGAAG CTAGGATCATCATAAATAATGAGACTGGAAGGTCCAGAGGTTTTGGCTTTGTGAGTTATGCATCTAGTGATGAGGCTTCTCGTGCCATTCAGGCTTTGGACGGCAAG GATTTTCAGGGCCGATGGTTGAAAGTGAATTCCGCTGTAGAGAAGCGGCCTCGCGATAGTGGCTTTGGTGGGAGTGACAGGGGTTATGGTTACGGTGCTGCTAGTGGAGGTTATGGAGCCAATGGTGGGGAGCACAACTTCAATGGATATGGTGGGGGTAACCATGGAAGTGGAATCTGA
- the LOC127803060 gene encoding glycine-rich RNA-binding protein 3, mitochondrial-like isoform X2: MAFVSKIGNLLKQTVSKHTNLVPQCNPSLYQAVRCMSSSKVFVGGLPYAMDETSLREVFAEYGDVVEARIIINNETGRSRGFGFVSYASSDEASRAIQALDGKDFQGRWLKVNSAVEKRPRDSGFGGSDRGYGYGAASGGYGANGGEHNFNGYGGGNHGSGI; encoded by the exons ATGGCTTTTGTTAGTAAAATTGGGAATTTGCTGAAGCAGACAGTAAGCAAGCACACTAATTTGGTACCACAATGTAATCCTTCACTTTACCAGGCTGTAAGGTGCATGTCATCGTCAAAGGTCTTTGTTGGAG GTCTCCCATATGCAATGGATGAAACATCTTTGAGGGAAGTATTTGCCGAATATGGGGATGTCGTTGAAG CTAGGATCATCATAAATAATGAGACTGGAAGGTCCAGAGGTTTTGGCTTTGTGAGTTATGCATCTAGTGATGAGGCTTCTCGTGCCATTCAGGCTTTGGACGGCAAG GATTTTCAGGGCCGATGGTTGAAAGTGAATTCCGCTGTAGAGAAGCGGCCTCGCGATAGTGGCTTTGGTGGGAGTGACAGGGGTTATGGTTACGGTGCTGCTAGTGGAGGTTATGGAGCCAATGGTGGGGAGCACAACTTCAATGGATATGGTGGGGGTAACCATGGAAGTGGAATCTGA
- the LOC127803129 gene encoding serine carboxypeptidase-like 25, translating to MAMARGKIFVSMLFVLLVVHADTTNKEEEADRILALPGQPKVPFQQFSGYVTVNEVAGRALFYWLTEAVHDPLSKPLVVWLNGGPGCSSVAYGASEEIGPFRINKTASGLYLNKFSWNTVANLLFLETPAGVGFSYTNRSSDLLDTGDRRTAEDSLKFLIQWMNRFPRYKSREVYLTGESYAGHYVPQLARAIVTYNAKSKHPINLKGFMVGNAVTDNYYDNLGTVTYWWSHAMISDRTYRQLINTCDFSQQKESDQCESLYSYAMDQEFGNIDQYNIYSPPCNVNSDGTTAPATRRAIRLPHRRHPIFRQISGYDPCTEKYAEIYYNRQDVQKALHANITKIPYKWTACSEELNRDWNDTDASILPIYRELISAGLRIWVFSGDVDSVVPVTATRYSLAQLKLSTKIPWYPWYVKKQVGGWTEVYEGLTFATVRGAGHEVPLFKPRAALQLFKSFLRGDPLPKS from the exons ATGGCGATGGCCAGAGGAAAGATCTTCGTTTCCATGCTCTTTGTTTTGCTGGTTGTGCATGCTGACACTAccaacaaagaagaagaggctGACCGAATATTGGCACTCCCCGGCCAGCCAAAGGTGCCCTTTCAGCAGTTTTCCGGCTATGTCACCGTCAATGAGGTCGCCGGCAGAGCCCTATTTTACTGGCTCACCGAGGCTGTTCATGATCCCTTGTCAAAACCTTTAGTTGTTTGGCTCAATGGCG GTCCGGGATGCTCCTCCGTGGCATACGGTGCCTCCGAAGAGATAGGCCCTTTCAGGATCAACAAGACAGCCTCCGGACTATACCTTAACAAGTTCTCATGGAACACCGTCGCCAACCTCTTGTTCCTGGAAACTCCGGCCGGCGTTGGCTTCTCTTATACCAACCGCTCCTCCGATCTTCTCGACACCGGCGACCGCCGCACCG CTGAGGACTCGCTGAAATTTCTGATCCAGTGGATGAACCGATTCCCGCGTTACAAAAGCCGAGAAGTCTATCTGACCGGCGAAAGCTACGCCGGCCACTATGTCCCTCAGCTGGCCAGAGCCATTGTCACTTACAATGCCAAATCCAAGCACCCAATAAATCTCAAAGGCTTTATG GTTGGTAATGCAGTGACAGATAACTACTATGACAACCTCGGAACAGTCACGTACTGGTGGAGCCATGCCATGATCTCCGACAGAACCTACCGGCAGCTCATCAACACTTGTGATTTCAGCCAGCAGAAGGAATCCGACCAGTGCGAGTCCTTGTACAGCTATGCGATGGACCAGGAATTCGGAAACATCGACCAGTACAACATCTACTCGCCCCCCTGCAACGTCAACTCTGACGGCACCACTGCTCCGGCCACCCGCCGTGCCATTCGTCTGCCTCATCGACGCCACCCG ATATTCAGGCAGATATCTGGGTACGATCCTTGTACTGAAAAGTATGCTGAGATTTACTACAACCGGCAGGACGTCCAGAAGGCTCTCCATGCCAATATAACAAAAATTCCTTATAAATGGACTGCCTGCAG CGAAGAATTGAACCGAGACTGGAACGACACAGATGCGTCGATTCTCCCCATATACCGGGAACTGATCTCTGCTGGCTTGAGAATTTGGGTTTTCAG CGGCGACGTGGATTCGGTGGTACCAGTTACAGCCACTAGGTATTCCTTGGCCCAGCTCAAGCTGTCCACCAAGATTCCATGGTACCCTTGGTATGTTAAGAAACAG GTGGGGGGATGGACAGAAGTATACGAAGGCTTGACATTTGCAACAGTGAGAGGAGCAGGCCATGAAGTTCCACTTTTCAAGCCAAGGGCAGCCCTTCAGCTATTCAAATCATTTTTGAGAGGAGACCCTCTTCCAAAGTCCtga
- the LOC127804663 gene encoding uncharacterized protein LOC127804663, protein MGTSIPGHDLNRIPSSIFSSKPSCSTPIEWSVASNESLFSIHMGNNSFSRDQAVLPGKSGELTKPDKSSYAKSRQHTETKPVDLNNTPLCLPTVIEGAVGIYRKSGSMGEKVVLKETTEDHIKESMPLAHGPGTPSTTSRLSDGSGNSAKSFAFPVLACEAEKCASEQVCPETLPSNTPEKPQLQRQAQLETPYSSLTRWFSCFSTCCFFSAK, encoded by the exons ATGGGGACATCTATCCCTGGCCATGACCTGAATAGGATTCCGTCATCCATTTTTTCGAGTAAACCTTCCTGTTCCACTCCTATAGAATGGAGCGTTGCTTCTAATGAATCATTGTTTAGTATTCACATGGGAAACAATAGTTTCTCTAGAGATCAAGCTGTTCTGCCTGGTAAATCTGGAGAACTAACCAAGCCTGACAAGTCCAGCTACGCGAAATCCAGGCAGCATACTGAAACTAAGCCGGTCGATTTGAACAATACTCCACTTTGCCTGCCCACTGTAATTGAAGGTGCAGTTGGAATTTACAGAAAGAGTGGTAGTATGGGAGAAAAGGTTGTTTTGAAGGAAACAACAGAAGATCATATCAAAGAAAGCATGCCTCTGGCCCATGGTCCAGGCACACCATCTACCACTTCTCGTCTTTCTGACGGGAGTGGTAACAGCGCCAAGTCTTTTGCATTCCCAGT ATTGGCATGTGAAGCTGAAAAATGTGCCTCAGAGCAGGTGTGTCCTGAAACTTTGCCCTCAAACACCCCAGAGAAACCACAGTTGCAACGACAAGCCCAACTGGAGACCCCATATTCTTCTTTAACAAGATGGTTTTCTTGCTTCAGTACTTGTTGCTTTTTTTCTGCGAAATGA
- the LOC127803359 gene encoding LRR receptor-like serine/threonine-protein kinase RPK2: protein MGCAWGMIKWYHLRNPLKLLLLFFLLALAGGDVVSGPDSDKSALLQFKRSLSDPSGALASWDLSGSDHCSWFGVACDSGSRVVALNVTGGGISGSSSSCAKLAQFPLYGLGIRRTCFGSMVKLGGRLSPDVAKLAELKVLSLPFNELSGGIPSEIWEMEKLEVLDLEGNSITGSLPGQFGGLQSLRVLNLGFNKIVGEMPHSLFGCVSLQVLNLAGNQLNGTIPGWVGGFRDLRGLYLSFNQLEGSVPNEIGDSCEKLEHLELSGNALGGGIPRSLGNCTGLRSLILYSNLLQEVIPAELGLLTKLEVLDLSRNSISGPIPSELGNCAKLSVLVLSNLFDPLPKITYLEGDSSSGQPSPIDEFNFFEGLVPSAITALPKLKMMWAPRVFLQGTLPDNWGSCENLEMVNFGQNLFAGDISQGFSQCKKLHFLDLSSNRLTGELNEKLLAPCLTVFDVSENLLSGSVPRFNYTDCSHVLPSLGGYTFEQYGLPSTYLSFFARKVQTGFNLLGNEDVGDFAVYHNFAANNFTGGLHSMPIGLDTFQKQTVYAFLAGENKLTGPFPGDLFEKCDGLKTMIVNISDNRISGQIPENVSSICKSLRVLDASGNQITRSIPHNFGDLVSLISLNLSWNMLQGSIPSSLGQIRGLKFLALAGNNLTGTIPTSLGQLQSLEVLELSSNVLSGEIPKDLVNLRNLTVLLLNNNTLLGQIPSGLVNATTLSTFNVSFNNLSGPLPVNLTKCNSFLGNPFLQSCRMSSSALPSSEQQGRIGDSQNYAAAPTSPSPSGKRSSFNSIEIASITSASAIVSVLLALIVLFFYTRKWNSQSRIGGSTRKEVTIFTDIGVPLTFEDVVRATGSFNASNCIGSGGFGATYKAEISPGVLVAIKRLAVGRFQGVQQFDAEIKTLGRLRHSNLVTLIGYHASETEMFLIYNYLPGGNLEKFIQERSTRAVDWRILYKIALDIARALAYLHDQCVPRVLHRDVKPSNILLDEDFNAYLSDFGLARLLGTSETHATTGVAGTFGYVAPEYAMTCRVSDKADVYSYGVVLLELLSDKKALDPSFSSFGNGFNIVQWACMLMRQGRSKDFFTAGLWEAGPHDDLVEVLHLAIVCTVESLSTRPTMKQVVRRLKQLQPPSC, encoded by the coding sequence ATGGGTTGTGCTTGGGGCATGATCAAATGGTACCATCTCCGGAATCCGCTGAAActgcttcttctcttttttttattggcTCTAGCTGGCGGCGACGTCGTTTCGGGCCCGGATTCGGACAAATCGGCTCTCTTGCAGTTCAAGCGCTCGCTATCGGACCCTTCCGGAGCGCTTGCGAGCTGGGATTTGAGTGGTTCTGATCACTGCTCGTGGTTCGGCGTTGCCTGCGATTCGGGCTCTCGGGTCGTGGCTCTCAACGTCACGGGCGGAGGTATTTctggttcttcttcctcttgtgCTAAATTAGCTCAATTTCCTCTTTATGGGCTTGGTATTAGGAGGACCTGCTTTGGCAGTATGGTTAAATTAGGGGGTCGTCTTTCGCCCGACGTTGCGAAGCTCGCCGAGCTTAAGGTCTTGTCTCTTCCTTTCAATGAACTGAGCGGTGGAATTCCTAGTGAGATTTGGGAAATGGAAAAGTTGGAAGTTCTTGATCTTGAAGGGAATTCGATAACCGGGTCTTTGCCGGGTCAGTTTGGGGGTTTACAGAGTTTGAGGGTTCTCAATTTAGGGTTTAATAAGATTGTAGGGGAGATGCCACATTCGTTGTTTGGTTGTGTGAGTCTACAAGTCTTGAATTTAGCTGGGAATCAACTGAACGGCACAATCCCCGGGTGGGTTGGTGGGTTTAGAGATTTGAGGGGGCTTTACTTATCTTTCAATCAGCTTGAGGGTTCAGTTCCAAATGAGATTGGAGATAGTTGTGAGAAACTTGAGCATTTGGAGCTTTCTGGCAATGCTCTTGGCGGTGGGATCCCGAGGAGTTTGGGGAATTGTACTGGGTTGCGTTCGCTTATCTTGTATTCCAATTTGCTGCAAGAGGTTATTCCCGCTGAACTTGGTTTGCTGACTAAACTTGAAGTGTTGGACTTGTCAAGGAATAGCATAAGTGGTCCGATACCTTCCGAGCTTGGAAATTGTGCCAAATTATCAGTTCTTGTGTTGTCCAATTTGTTTGATCCTCTTCCAAAAATCACTTATCTAGAAGGTGATTCCTCATCAGGGCAACCCAGTCCAATTGATGAATTCAATTTCTTTGAAGGTCTAGTTCCATCAGCAATCACAGCACTTCCAAAGCTCAAGATGATGTGGGCGCCCAGAGTATTTTTGCAGGGAACACTTCCCGACAACTGGGGTTCCTGTGAAAACTTAGAGATGGTGAATTTTGGCCAGAATCTTTTCGCTGGGGATATCTCCCAAGGGTTTAGTCAGTGCAAGAAACTTCACTTTCTTGATTTGAGCTCCAATAGGCTGACAGGGGAGCTTAATGAGAAACTTCTGGCTCCATGTTTGACTGTGTTTGATGTCAGTGAAAATCTTCTTTCAGGATCAGTTCCAAGATTTAATTACACTGATTGTTCCCATGTTCTTCCTTCCTTGGGTGGATATACCTTTGAGCAATATGGCTTACCATCTActtatttgtcattttttgCCAGAAAAGTACAGACCGGATTCAATTTGTTGGGCAATGAAGATGTTGGTGATTTTGCAGTTTATCACAATTTTGCTGCAAATAACTTCACTGGTGGTTTGCATTCAATGCCAATTGGACTTGACACTTTTCAAAAGCAGACGGTTTATGCATTTCTGGCTGGTGAAAACAAGCTAACTGGGCCATTTCCTGGAGATTTATTTGAAAAGTGCGATGGATTGAAAACAATGATTGTCAATATCAGTGACAATAGAATATCAGGTCAAATTCCGGAAAACGTTAGTTCAATTTGCAAATCGCTTAGAGTTCTGGATGCCTCTGGGAATCAAATTACCAGGTCTATTCCCCACAATTTTGGCGATTTGGTGTCTCTCATTTCCCTTAATTTAAGTTGGAACATGTTGCAAGGTTCAATCCCAAGCAGTCTAGGACAGATAAGGGGTCTCAAGTTTCTTGCCTTGGCTGGTAATAACCTCACAGGAACCATTCCTACGAGCTTAGGCCAGTTGCAGTCTTTAGAAGTACTGGAGCTTTCCTCAAACGTTCTCTCTGGGGAGATTCCAAAAGATCTTGTGAATTTGAGGAACCTCACTGTTCTTCTACTGAATAACAATACACTCTTGGGGCAGATTCCATCTGGCTTGGTAAATGCGACAACACTCTCAACATTCAATGTTTCCTTCAATAACTTGTCTGGGCCGCTGCCAGTGAATTTGACCAAATGCAATAGTTTTCTTGGAAACCCTTTTCTACAATCTTGCCGAATGTCATCCTCGGCACTCCCTTCTTCAGAACAACAGGGTAGGATTGGGGATTCACAAAATTATGCTGCTGCTCCAACAAGCCCTTCCCCAAGTGGTAAGAGAAGCAGTTTCAACTCGATTGAGATTGCATCCATAACTTCAGCGTCAGCCATTGTGTCTGTCCTTCTTGCTCTGATTGTTCTCTTCTTTTACACGAGAAAGTGGAATTCACAGTCCAGAATCGGTGGTTCAACCAGAAAAGAAGTTACAATCTTCACTGATattggggttccattgactttcgAGGATGTTGTGCGGGCCACTGGGAGTTTCAATGCGAGCAATTGCATTGGTAGTGGAGGTTTTGGGGCAACCTACAAGGCAGAAATCTCTCCTGGTGTTTTGGTGGCAATTAAAAGGCTTGCAGTTGGACGATTCCAAGGGGTTCAACAGTTTGATGCAGAAATTAAGACCCTGGGGAGGCTTCGCCATTCAAATCTTGTGACTCTAATAGGTTACCATGCCAGTGAGACGGAAATGTTTCTAATTTACAATTATTTGCCAGGTGGTAATTTGGAGAAGTTCATCCAAGAAAGGTCTACAAGAGCGGTAGATTGGAGGATACTTTACAAGATAGCTTTGGACATAGCCCGTGCACTGGCCTACCTGCACGACCAATGTGTGCCCCGTGTCCTCCATCGCGATGTCAAGCCTAGCAACATCTTGTTGGATGAGGACTTCAATGCTTATTTGTCAGACTTCGGATTGGCCAGGCTCCTGGGTACCTCAGAAACACACGCAACTACTGGTGTAGCCGGGACTTTTGGTTATGTTGCTCCAGAATATGCAATGACTTGTCGCGTCTCTGACAAGGCTGATGTTTACAGTTATGGGGTGGTGCTGCTCGAGTTACTGTCAGACAAGAAAGCCCTCGACCCGTCATTTTCCTCCTTTGGCAATGGTTTCAATATCGTTCAATGGGCATGCATGCTCATGCGACAGGGGCGTTCCAAGGATTTCTTCACCGCAGGCTTGTGGGAGGCGGGGCCTCACGATGACTTGGTAGAAGTTCTGCATTTGGCAATCGTGTGTACAGTGGAGTCGCTCTCGACCAGGCCTACGATGAAGCAAGTAGTAAGACGACTGAAGCAACTTCAACCCCCATCGTGTTAG
- the LOC127803360 gene encoding ninja-family protein AFP1-like isoform X1, whose protein sequence is MREYRKFAVRLLEDPSIFVDFLLIFLGQSAGILFLLPKENYPFWVPLISPSLVFLGLSLHNMAEAEEIRHAHQARDLLKRLSRFPGKFLEKAEYEEEEIELSLGLSLNGRFGVDPKRTTTLTRSSSIADCILTTDRGKTVGAAPPSADSSLIRTCSLPAQTEEEWRKRKELQSLRRMEAKRKRIEKLKNLRTVKERVAVEPNGVCSTPVNAGRGSESQPLSQGSSGSSGISESETPGISKYNEARSPASIQSLPKQGEVKRGVNHHLGATAEKTGNSAGAVTETISENNHQ, encoded by the exons ATGCGCGAATACCGTAAATTTGCTGTAAGGCTGCTTGAAGATCCTTCAATTTTCGTGGATTTCCTTCTGATTTTCCTGGGACAATCTGCTGGGATTCTGTTTCTACTTCCCAAAGAGAATTATCCGTTTTGGGTTCCTCTGATTTCACCCAGTCTGGTTTTCCTTGGGCTTAGTTTGCACAATATGGCTGAAGCTGAAGAGATAAGGCACGCCCATCAGGCAAGAGATCTATTAAAAAGACTCAGCCGTTTTCCAGGAAAATTCCTGGAAAAAGCGGAGTACGAGGAGGAGGAGATAGAGCTGAGTCTTGGGCTTTCGTTGAATGGTCGATTTGGGGTGGACCCGAAGAGGACGACGACTCTGACTCGGTCATCGTCGATCGCAGACTGCATTTTGACGACCGACAGGGGGAAAACAGTTGGAGCCGCCCCTCCGTCGGCGGACTCATCGCTGATAAGGACGTGCTCGCTGCCGGCGCAGACGGAGGAGGAGTGGAGGAAGCGGAAGGAGCTTCAGTCGCTACGGCGGATGGAGGCCAAGCGGAAGAGGATAGAGAAGCTGAAGAATCTCAGAACGGTGAAAGAACGGGTCGCTGTGGAGCCGAATGGAGTTTGCTCGACTCCTGTTAACGCTGGCCGAGGAAGCGAATCACAGCCTTTATCGCAAGGGTCGAGTGGCTCTTCTGGGATTTCTGAATCTGAGACTCCGG GAATAAGCAAATACAATGAAGCCAGAAGCCCTGCCAGCATACAGTCTCTTCCCAAACAGGGTGAGGTGAAACGAGGAGTTAACCACCACCTCGGAGCAACAGCCGAGAAGACTGGAAACTCTGCAGGAGCAGTAACAGAGACCATCAGTGAAAATAACCATCAATAA
- the LOC127803360 gene encoding ninja-family protein AFP1-like isoform X2: MREYRKFAVRLLEDPSIFVDFLLIFLGQSAGILFLLPKENYPFWVPLISPSLVFLGLSLHNMAEAEEIRHAHQARDLLKRLSRFPGKFLEKAEYEEEEIELSLGLSLNGRFGVDPKRTTTLTRSSSIADCILTTDRGKTVGAAPPSADSSLIRTCSLPAQTEEEWRKRKELQSLRRMEAKRKRIEKLKNLRTVKERVAVEPNGVCSTPVNAGRGSESQPLSQGSSGSSGISESETPVCWILHSRNKQIQ, translated from the exons ATGCGCGAATACCGTAAATTTGCTGTAAGGCTGCTTGAAGATCCTTCAATTTTCGTGGATTTCCTTCTGATTTTCCTGGGACAATCTGCTGGGATTCTGTTTCTACTTCCCAAAGAGAATTATCCGTTTTGGGTTCCTCTGATTTCACCCAGTCTGGTTTTCCTTGGGCTTAGTTTGCACAATATGGCTGAAGCTGAAGAGATAAGGCACGCCCATCAGGCAAGAGATCTATTAAAAAGACTCAGCCGTTTTCCAGGAAAATTCCTGGAAAAAGCGGAGTACGAGGAGGAGGAGATAGAGCTGAGTCTTGGGCTTTCGTTGAATGGTCGATTTGGGGTGGACCCGAAGAGGACGACGACTCTGACTCGGTCATCGTCGATCGCAGACTGCATTTTGACGACCGACAGGGGGAAAACAGTTGGAGCCGCCCCTCCGTCGGCGGACTCATCGCTGATAAGGACGTGCTCGCTGCCGGCGCAGACGGAGGAGGAGTGGAGGAAGCGGAAGGAGCTTCAGTCGCTACGGCGGATGGAGGCCAAGCGGAAGAGGATAGAGAAGCTGAAGAATCTCAGAACGGTGAAAGAACGGGTCGCTGTGGAGCCGAATGGAGTTTGCTCGACTCCTGTTAACGCTGGCCGAGGAAGCGAATCACAGCCTTTATCGCAAGGGTCGAGTGGCTCTTCTGGGATTTCTGAATCTGAGACTCCGG TCTGTTGGATTTTACATTCCAGGAATAAGCAAATACAATGA